One window of Mauremys reevesii isolate NIE-2019 linkage group 4, ASM1616193v1, whole genome shotgun sequence genomic DNA carries:
- the CDKN1C gene encoding cyclin-dependent kinase inhibitor 1C — translation MSNVHLSSASALERLAARRTFPLHARTGVCRNLFGPVDHEELSRELKSKLREISEDDQRRWDYNFQTDTPLDGPGRLQWEEVEGGSVPAFYRETLQVGRCRFPVLLVRSKPPLGDLDTPPGVNPRDSHQEPGVSASSSLSPQGKTAALESTIAGGKERLNQENRSDQLNNHSGITIKPLPCAPAALKRVSPSSAAYITDFFVKRKRLGDAKAACDHPGGCPASAPAEQTPRKRLR, via the exons ATGTCCAACGTGCACCTCTCCagcgcctcggctctggagcgcTTGGCCGCCCGCAGGACTTTCCCCTTGCACGCCCGCACGGGGGTCTGCCGGAACCTCTTTGGCCCGGTGGATCACGAAGAGCTGAGCCGGGAGCTGAAGAGCAAACTACGGGAGATCAGCGAGGATGACCAGAGGCGGTGGGACTACAACTTCCAGACCGACACCCCGCTGGACGGCCCGGGCAGGCTgcagtgggaagaggtggagggagGCTCGGTGCCCGCTTTCTATCGAGAGACACTGCAGGTCGGGAGGTGCCGCTTCCCGGTGCTGCTGGTCAGGTCCAAGCCACCTCTGGGGGACCTGGATACTCCTCCGGGGGTTAACCCCAGGGACTCTCACCAGGAGCCGGGGGTGTCTGCGtcctcctccctcagcccccagggtAAGACGGCCGCCTTGGAAAGCACTATCGCGGGGGGCAAGGAGCGGCTCAACCAGGAGAACCGATCCGATCAGCTCAACAACCACTCAGGGATTACAATCAAACCCCTACCCTGCGCGCCAGCGGCGCTCAAAAGGGTCTCGCCCTCCAGCGCAGCCTACATCACAG ATTTCTTTGTCAAGCGGAAAAGGCTGGGGGACGCCAAAGCGGCCTGCGACCATCCCGGCGGGTGTCCCGCCTCTGCGCCCGCCGAGCAGACTCCCCGGAAGCGGCTGCGGTGA